A portion of the Candida dubliniensis CD36 chromosome R, complete sequence genome contains these proteins:
- a CDS encoding ribosome biogenesis protein, putative (Similar to S. cerevisiae RLP7) translates to MAILNSNPEVLLRKRKNADRKRFEKQEQIRERQLLKNKLKKRNQNKFIRAETLVSNHKSNELERKRIKSLIKKQKQKQPQEQEKQQPVTNAGDAKLLFLIRIPNHTKGLKLPSKVYKILQNLKLTNVNTGAFVKADSQTMDSLKFIAPYVLVGQPSLTSIRKLFQKRARIMVPDEEQTINTNEQENASSEGTESEPEIKQKIIKLDNNQLVEDKFGNDLGLICIEDLIHEISQLSDNFNSITNWLLPFQLNAPVNGWGPQAKLARLLKADENKQKISLAQDFKLQEVEDIDKIIDEQN, encoded by the coding sequence ATGGCtatattgaattcaaaCCCTGAAGTTCTTTTAcgtaaaagaaaaaatgccgatagaaaaagatttgaaaagCAAGAACAAATCCGTGAAAGACAACTCCTCAAgaataaattgaagaagaggaatcaaaataaattcatCCGTGCTGAAACATTAGTTAGTAAtcataaatcaaatgaattagAAAGGAAGAGAATCAAGAGTTTGattaaaaaacaaaagcaaaagcaaccacaagaacaagaaaaacaacaaccagTGACAAACGCTGGTGATGCTAAACTATTATTTCTTATTAGAATTCCAAATCATACAAAAGGATTGAAACTTCCATCTAAAGTGTACaaaattttacaaaatttgaaattaactAATGTGAATACTGGTGCATTTGTTAAAGCCGATTCTCAAACCATGGATTCATTGAAATTTATTGCACCTTATGTACTTGTTGGACAACCATCATTAACATCAATACgaaaattatttcaaaaaagaGCCAGAATAATGGTTCCTGATGAAGAACAGACTATAAACACaaatgaacaagaaaatgCTTCACTGGAAGGAACAGAATCAGAACCtgaaattaaacaaaaaattataaaattggataataatcaattagtTGAAGATAAATTTGGTAATGATTTAGGATTGATTTGTattgaagatttaattCATGAAATTTCTCAACTTTCAGATAATTTCAACAGTATAACCAATTGGTTGTTAccatttcaattgaatgcTCCAGTTAATGGATGGGGGCCACAAGCTAAATTAGCCAGATTACTTAAAGCtgatgaaaataaacaaaaaattagtCTTGCTCAAGATTTCAAGTTACAAGAAGTCGAAGATATCGATAAGATAATTGACGAACAAAATTAG
- a CDS encoding RFX-like DNA-binding protein, putative (Similar to S. cerevisiae RFX1), whose protein sequence is MSSNQTPQNRNRGGDDSYNPRLQQQSSQIPSNEPEQGSNRDLDQSQEQKQDREHQQAQQEQQQQHQQQHQQHQFQQSNLTPSTTAFPSSTSIPIFAKEEQGYPNQFSSPQSSYRKMGNFTQTSNAQFLNEPQTTYATNYQENVPSQSQFQFDYSGSYVGRSQTQPQTYQPQPQSYQQLPHYSSSSVTSLPPTYQAFHSMQEASSGHDDSSTTITSPQKRKKQRRSESVTSSTGENELKQLAIRSSHIPLSELAQKVKQLENDNTTTNVSLEQSKLKENKETQRQLFGMVWLLNSCDLAPTAVIPRNRIYARYVQVCADNSLAPVSPASFGKLVKILYPNITTRRLGMRGQSKYHYCGIKLTGDENMQSQLLSFQQKQKHQSQEQYKQHEQVGSSTSSAGLTGHQSPTSSCNSSVSYEESPGPISRPHTPSFSPINTPTILSSKSLNDQLPSVSHMKFIPNLFHLLNSNVAPSSNPHEPIQLPSIYPYLSKGADYDIADTLYSLYKVHVNSLFEALRYMQLKKLFSSFNTFNNILTAPVLKLYTTDCIAEWVMKCDLIMYKKMIRMLSKLQLQLLIPQEQLFQLKQIADGYIKTLSTSLINSKVSPNFVMMKLKLAKHFVNLLNRLIKVIETGQPASRILNDDNEKNAMTQDWMKLDVHGIICREMPCSDSNIDTLTYILTGEVVNLIKVKLDNEQSPTMNDFANYISNLPSRFPEVNTRLFLLLASNLLTTCLREISLSGGEGFGAWWIVRCWIDEYLAWSFEVGGFFQEDLQDIVAQQQLNVQLPPSSSLSQTQQQNPVIQEETGTQEESLGNIDLLETSFDFDTKVSQQYQQPSHTESLLNFETNIDNLLN, encoded by the coding sequence ATGAGCTCGAATCAGACACCTCAAAATCGAAATAGAGGTGGCGATGATTCATATAATCCACGACTACAGCAACAGCTGTCACAAATACCATCCAATGAACCAGAGCAGGGCTCGAATAGAGATTTAGATCAGAGCCAAGAGCAAAAACAGGACCGTGAGCACCAACAGGCGCAGCAggagcagcagcaacagcatCAGCAACAGCATCAGCAACATCAGTTTCAACAGTCAAACTTGACACCTTCAACAACTGCTTTTCCAAGTTCAACATCAATACCCATTTTTGCAAAGGAAGAACAGGGATACCCTAATCAATTTAGTTCTCCACAGAGTAGTTACCGAAAGATGGGAAATTTTACTCAAACTTCAAATGCACAATTTCTTAACGAACCACAGACAACCTATGCCACTAATTATCAAGAGAATGTACCTCTGCAGTCACAGTtccaatttgattattcGGGTTCTTATGTTGGACGGTCACAGACACAGCCTCAAACATATCAGCCACAACCACAATCATATCAACAACTACCTCATTATTCACTGTCATCAGTAACCCTGCTACCCCCTACTTATCAAGCTTTCCATTCAATGCAAGAGGCATCTTCTGGACACGATGATTCTTCAACCACTATTACTTCACCacaaaaaaggaaaaaacaaagacgACTGGAATCCGTAACATCAAGCACAGGCGAAAAcgaattaaaacaattagcAATACGATCGTCTCATATACCACTTTCAGAATTAGCACAAAAGGTAAAACAATTGGAGAATGATAATACCACTACCAACGTTAGTTTAgaacaatcaaaattgaaGGAAAATAAAGAAACTCAACGACAGTTGTTTGGGATGGTGTGGCTATTAAATTCGTGTGACTTGGCCCCAACTGCTGTTATCCCTCGAAATAGAATATACGCCAGATATGTACAAGTATGTGCTGACAACAGTTTAGCGCCAGTTTCACCAGCCAGCTTTGGGAAGCTAGTAAAGATATTATATCCAAACATCACAACAAGAAGATTGGGTATGCGAGGACAATCgaaatatcattattgtgGCATTAAATTAACTGGTGATGAAAACATGCAGCTGCAACTATTGAGCTTCCAACAGAAACAAAAGCACCAAAGTCAGGAACAGTATAAACAACACGAGCAAGTAGGATCGAGCACATCACTGGCTGGACTCACTGGTCACCAATCACCAACGTCGTCCTGTAACTCATCAGTTTCGTATGAGGAATCACCAGGACCTATATCGAGGCCCCACACTCCGTCATTTTCTCCAATAAATACACCAACAATATTACTGTCAAAATCTTTGAATGATCAACTTCCACTGGTTCTGCACATGAAATTTATTCCcaatttgtttcatttgCTAAATAGTAATGTGGCACCGAGCTCTAATCCCCACGAGCCAATACAGTTACCCTCGATCTATccatatttatcaaaagGTGCCGATTATGATATTGCCGATACATTATATTCTTTGTATAAAGTCCATGTGAATTCGCTTTTTGAAGCACTTCGATATATGCAGTTGAAAAAGCTATTTTCCAGCTTTAAcacatttaataatatattgaCTGCACCTGTTTTGAAACTTTACACAACGGACTGTATAGCAGAATGGGTAATGAAATGTGATTTGATCATGTATAAGAAAATGATCCGAATGTTGAGTAAGCTACAATTGCAACTTTTGATACCACAAGAGCAGTTATTCCAATTGAAGCAAATTGCCGATGGATATATAAAAACTTTATCTACTTCGTTAATCAATTCTAAAGTATCACCAAATTTTGttatgatgaaattgaagttgGCGAAACATTTCgttaatttgttgaatagATTAATTAAAGTTATTGAGACTGGGCAACCAGCATCTAGAATATTGAATGACGATAATGAAAAGAATGCCATGACCCAGGATTGGATGAAATTAGATGTTCATGGAATAATTTGTCGTGAGATGCCCTGTAGTGATAGCAATATTGACACGTTAACCTATATCTTAACTGGTGAGGTTGTTAACTTGATAAAAGTGAAATTGGACAATGAACAATCCCCAACCATGAATGATTTTGCAAATtatatttccaatttaCCTTCAAGATTTCCTGAAGTGAACACAAGActatttttgttattagCATCAAACTTGTTAACCACTTGCTTAAGGGAAATCAGCTTACTGGGCGGAGAAGGTTTTGGGGCTTGGTGGATTGTTAGATGTTGGATAGATGAATATTTGGCTTGGTCTTTTGAAGTTGGTGGGTTTTTCCAAGAAGACTTGCAAGACATTGTAGC